The following DNA comes from Cellulomonas soli.
CGGACGCAACTCCCTGCTCGACAACAAGTACGCGCAGGAGAACCCGATCGCCCTCGCGATGAACAAGATCGCCGCGAGCGGTCGCACCCCGGTCGCGCCGTACTTCTCGGAGGCGTTCAACGCCTCGGGCAGCCCGTGGGTGAACCTCATCCGCAACGCCACGTTCGACCAGACCGGCACGGTCGACGAGGACAACGACGCGATCACGGCGATCCTCGCGCAGTAGCAGCCGGCGTGCGGTGGCGTACCGCTCGGCAGTACGCCACCGCACGGCCTTGCACGGCGCCCTCGCGCCACGTCCCGCCCCACCGCCTCGGAGCCACCCCATGTCCTTGAAGACCGCCCCTCCCCGGGGCGCGACCTCGCCGCCGCAGCCACCCGAAGGTCCGCGCCGGCCCCGCAACCCCCACCGACGCGCCTGGCAGGGATGGGCGTACGCGAGCCCGACCGCCGCGCTCGTCCTGGTCTTCTTCGTCGTCCCGATCGTCCTCGTGTTCGTGATGGCAGGTTCCGACTGGACGCTGCTGGGCGGCAACCAGGGCGGGAACCTGCCCGAGAACTTCACCGCGGTGCTCGACCACCGCATGTTCTGGCCGGCCGTCACGTTCACGCTGAAGTACACGGCCATCGCGACGGTGCTGCTCATCGGCCTCGGTCTGGGCCTGGCGTTCCTGGTGCAGGAGAGCACCCGCTGGCGCGCGTTCCTGCGCACCGCGTTCCTGCTCCCGACCGCGCTGGGCCTGGCGTCCGCGTCGCTGCTCTTCTACGCGCTGTACTCCCCGCAGGTCGGGCCGATCACCCCGCTGCTGGAACGGCTCGGGCTGACCGACGGCCCGGTGAGCGTGCTCGGCACCGCCGACGGTGCCCTGTGGTCGACCGTGCTGCTGATCGTCTGGCGCTACGCCGGCTTCTACATGCTGCTGCTGCTCGTGGGCCTGCAGGGCATCCCCGGTGACGTGTACGAGGCCGCCCGCCTGGACGGCGCCGGCACCCGGCAGGTGTTCCTGCACATCACGTTGCCGCTGCTCAAGCCGTCGCTGGCCCTCAGCACGATCATGTGCGTCACCGGGTCCCTGCTGGCCTTCGACCAGTTCTACATCCTCACCAAGGGCGGCCCGGACGGCTCGACGATGACCCTCGTCCAGCTCGTCTACAACCTGGCCTTCGAGTCCAAGCGCGACATCGGGATGGCCGCCGCGCTGTCCGTGATCGTGCTGTTCGCCCTGGTCATCATCAACGTCGTCCAGCTGCGCATGATGCGCCGCAACCCGGACGAGTGAGGGACACCCCGTGAAGAACTTCTCCCGGGTCGTCGGGCGGACGCCGTACTACGTCGTCACCGGTGGCCTCGCCATCCTCTTCCTCTACCCGCTGCTCTGGACGGCCATCAGCTCGGTCTCGCCGCAGCCCGGCTCCGCGCAGGTCGACGGGTACGGCTTCGGCAACTACGTCACGCTCGCGCACTACCAGGCCGGCGTGCTGACCTACCTGGGCAACTCGTTGGTCATCTCGGTGACCGCGGTCGTCGTCACGGTGCTCACGGCCCTGCTCGGCGGGTACGCGTTCGCCAAGTTCGCCTTCCCCGGCAAGGACGCGCTGTTCCTGCTCACGCTCGCGATCCTCATGGTCCCGTACGCGACCCTGCTGATCCCGCTGCTCATCTGGCTCAAGCAGATCGGGCTGAACAACACGCTCGTCGGCACCGGGCTCGTGCTCGCCGTGTTCCAGCTGCCGTTCGCCATCTTCATGATGCGGATCTCGTTCGAGTCGGTGCCGCGCGAGCTCGAGGAGGCGGCGCTCGTCGACGGCTGCGGCACGCTCAGCGCGCTGCGCCGCGTGCTCGTGCCGGCCGTGAAGCCCGGCCTGATCACCGTGGGCCTGTTCGCGTTCCTCGCCGCGTGGAACGACTTCATGGTCCCGCTGTACCTGCTCGGCGGCGACAACCAGCCGCTGCCGCTGGCCCTGGTGAACATGCGCCAGCAGGTCATGGGGGTCATCGACTACGGGGCCACCCAGGCCGGGGTCGTCGTGCTCACCGTGCCGTGCGTCCTGCTGTTCCTGGTGCTCCAGCGCCACTACGTCAACGGCTTCATGTCCGGGGCCCTGAAGGGATGACCAGCACCATGGACCGACAGATCGTCGCCCCCGTCCAGCCTGCCCGGGGAGCGCTGCGCCCCCTGGGCCTCGACGAGGTGCAGATCACCGGTGGCTTCTGGGCCGGACGCCAGCAGGTCAACGGCACCGTCTCCATCCAGCACTGCGACCACTGGGAGACCCGCGTCGGCTGGATCGACAACTTCCGTCGCGCGGCCGCCGGCACGCTGCCCGAGGGGCGCACCGGGCGCGAGTTCTCCGACTCGGACGTCTACAAGATGGTCGAGGCGATGGCCTGGGAGGTCGGGCGCACCGGCGACCCCGTCCTCGAGGCGCGCATCGGCGAGCTGACCGCGCTGATCGGCACCGTGCAGGAGCCCGACGGGTACCTGAACACCCGGTTCGGCAGGCCCGGGCAGGGCGCGCGGTACTCCGACCTGGCCTGGGGGCACGAGCTGTACTGCTACGGCCACCTGCTGCAGGCCGCCGTCGCACGGCTGCGCACCGGGCACGACGACGAGCTCGTGGCGATCGCCCGACGCGCCGCCGACCACGTGTGCGAGGCGTTCGGCCCGGACGGCATCGCCGGGGTGTGCGGCCATGCCGAGATCGAGGTCGCCCTGGTCGAGCTCGCACGGGCGACGGGGGAGCGGCGCTACCTCGACCAGGCCGCGCTGTTCGTCGAGCGTCGCGGGCACGGCACCCTGCCCGACATCGAGTTCGGGCGCGAGTACTACCAGGACGACGTGCCGGTGCGAGAGGCCACCGTGCTGCGCGGGCACTCGGTGCGCGCGCTGTACCTGGCCGCGGGGGCGATCGACCTGGCCGTGGACACCCACGACGACGCCCTGCTGGCCGCGGTCGAGCAGCAGGTGCGCACGACCCTCGCCCGCCGCACCTACCTGACCGGCGGCATGGGCTCGCACCACCAGGACGAGGCGTTCGGCGACGACTACGAGCTGCCGCCCGATCGTGCCTACTGCGAGACGTGCGCGGGCGTCGGCTCCGTGATGGTCGCCTGGCGGCTCCTGCTGGCCTCGGGCGACACCGCGTGGGGTGACGTCGTCGAGCGTGCGCTGTTCAACGTGGTCGCGGTCTCGCCCGCGCAGGACGGCCGCTCGTTCTTCTACACGAACCCGCTGCACAAGCGGGTCCCCGGTGAGCCGGCCGCGCCTGACGAGGTCAGCCAGCGGGCGCTCGCGCGGCTGCGGGCACCGTGGTTCGAGGTCTCCTGCTGCCCGACGAACGTGGCGCGGACCGTCGCCCAGCTGGCCGCGTACCTGGCGACGGTGTCCGACGACGGCGTCCAGCTGCACCAGTACGCCCCCGCGCGCATCGTCACGCGGCTCGGCGACGGCAGCGACGTCGGGCTCGAGGTGCGCACCCGCTACCCGGACGAGGGCACCGTGACGGTGCGGGTCACCCGGACTCCGGCGCACGCCTGGGAGCTCGCGCTGCGGGTGCCTGCCTGGGCGCGCGGCGCGACGGTCGACGGCGAGGCGGTCGACGGTCCGGTCGCGCGGGTCCGTCGGGTGTTCGCGGTCGGCGACGAGGTCACGCTCCGGCTGCCGGTGCGACCCCGGCTGACCGTGCCCGACGACCGGGTCGACGCCGTGCGCGGCTGCGTTGCGGTCGAGAAGGGTCCCGTCGTGCTGTGCGTCGAGTCGACCGACCTGCCCGACGGTCTGCAGGTCGACGAGATCCGGCTCGACCTGACCCTTCCGGTGGTCGACGACCCGCAGGGTGCCGTCGCGAAGGGCCTGCGCGTCCAGCAGACCGACGACGCCTGGCCGTACCGGGACGCGTCGGGACCGCTGGCGGCCACGGGGGAGCCCTTCGCGATGCGCCTCGTGCCCTACCACTCGTGGGCCAACCGGGGTCCGAGCACGATGCGGGTGTGGATCCCGGCGGGCTGACCCGACCCGACCTGGCGCGTGCCCGGCGGCCTCACGCCACGGTGGCGACCGTGAGCGTGCTGAGGGTGCCGGGCACGAGCGTGTCGGTGCGCGCCCAGGCGCCGGCCCCGGCGGCCTCGCGCTCGGTGAGCAGCGTGGCGCGCCGCCAGCCGGCCCCGCGCAGCAGGGTGCCGAGGTCCTCGGTCGAGGTCGTCCACAACCACGGCTCTCCCGTGCTGCCTGCCATGGCGGAGACAGTCTCGGCGTAGCGGCGCCCCGCGTCGTCGCGGGAGCCGGGGTCGAGCAGCGAGTCCATGACGAGCGCGGTGCCGGGGCCGAGCGCGGCGAGCCTGGCGAGGGTGCGGGAGACGTCCCGGGCCGTCAGGTACATCGACACCCCGAGCCAGCTCACGAGCGTGCGGTGCTCCGGCCCGACCCCGGCGGTCCGCAGCAGCGCCACCGGGTCGTCGGTGCGCAGGTCGGCGGGGATCCAGCGCAGCGACGGCGGGACCTCGACCCCGGCCCGTGCCAGCGCGTCACGCTTCCACCGTTGCGTGGTCGGCAGGTCGAGCTCGACGACCGTGGCGCCCGTGGAGGCATGCCGGACGCCGGAGGTGTCCAGACCCGCGCCGAGCAGGACGAGGACGTCCGGAGCCTCCTCGGCCAGCACGGCCTCGACGAGGTGCTGCCGCACGCAGGCGGACACGCGAGCGGCGGCGAGCACGGGTTCGTGCGGCAGGAGCCGGTGGTAGCCGATGGCCTCGGTGCCCGCCTCGCCCAGCAGCTGCTCGCTCATCGGGTCGTCGAGCAGCAGGGGTGCGTCGTCGACCAGCCGGTGCGCGGCGCGTGCCGCAGCGGACATCAGGGCGGTACGGGAGGGGGCGGTGCCCGGAGGATCTGCTTCGAGAAGATCTGTCACGGCATTCATCTATCTCGAGAATGCCTCGGTGCGCAATTCAACAATACCACATGATCGACATTTCTTCAATTCCCCGAAAGGGTGGCTGATCCGCCTCCGCTGCGACGCTCGCGCTCTCCGGAAGGCGGTGACCTGCAGCGATGTCGGTCGCCAGGGGGGTGGGGCTGTCCCCCCGGCGGCTCCGGGGGCACCCTGCATTCACGGCGGGCGTCGCGCGCGGGACGGTGGTCGTGCTCACCCGCACGACCTTCCGAGGAGAACCCATGTCCGTCCTCTCGCCGCCCCGGCGCACCGGTCCGACCTCGTCCGGCGCCGCGCCCGGACCCGGTGCGGGACGCGTGCCCGCCGCCCGACGGCTCGCCCGCTGGAGCGCCACGCACCGGTGGACCGCCGTCCTGCTCTGGCTGCTGCTCGTCGTCGTGGCGGTCGGAGCGGGCGGGGCCGTCGGCATGCGCACGCTCACCGGCGCCGAGTCCGGCTCGGGGGAGTCGGGCCGCGCCGACCTGCTGCTGGAGGACGCCGGCTTCCCGGCCGACGCCACCGAGCACGTCCTCGTCCAGGCACCGGTCGGCGAGACCCTCACGCAGGCGCAGGCCGACACGGTCGCCGCCGAGCTGCGGGCCGCGTTCGGTCGGCTCGACGAGGTCGGCGAGGTCGGTGACCTGGTGCTCTCGAGCGACGGCCGCTCCGCGATGCTGCCCGTGACGATCGACGTCGGCGACGCGACCGGCACCGCGGCGTCCGCCCTCGCCGACGAGCGCGTGCCCGCGCTGCTCGCCGCGACCGCGCAGGTCGCCGCCGACCACCCGGACCTCACCGTCGCGCAGGCCGGGACCGCGTCGGTGAACGCCGGCATGAACGACCGCGTCGCCGGCGACTTCCGGCGCGCCGAGCTGCTGAGCCTGCCCATCACGTTCGGCATCCTGCTGCTCACCTTCGGTGCCCTGTTCGCCGCGGGCGTGCCCGTGCTGCTCGCGCTCTCCGCGGTCGGCACGGCCATCGGCCTGGCCTCGCTCGTCTCCCAGGTCATGCCGGCCACCGACACGCTCAGCAGCGTCGTCCTGCTCGTCGGCATGGCCGTCGGGGTCGACTACTCGCTGTTCTACGTGCGCCGCATGCGCGAGGAGATGACGCACGGCGCCACCCGGTCGCAGGCGATCGACATCGCGGCGGCCACCAGCGGGCGCGCTGTCGTCACCTCGGGAGTCGCGGTGGTCGTCTCGATGTGCGGGCTGCTGCTGTCCGGGCAGGCCGTCTTCCGGTCGATGGCGATCGGCACGGTGCTCGTCGTCGCGGTCGCCGTGCTCGGCTCGCTCACGGTGCTGCCGGCCGTGCTCAGCCTGCTCGGCGACAGGATCGACCGCCCCCGGATCCCCTTCCTGCACCGCCGGGCCACGGGCGACAGCCGGTTCTGGGCGGCGACCATGCGCGTCGTGCTGGCCCGTCCCGCGGTGTCGCTGGCCCTCGCCGCCGGGGTGCTGATCGCGCTCGCGGCCCCCGCGCTGGGCATCCGGCTCGGGGAGTCGAGCGTCGACTCGATGCCCGCGGCCGTCCCCGCGGTCGCCGCCTACCAGGGTCTGACGGCCGCGTTCCCGCAGACCGGCTCCACGCACACGCTCGTCATCGCCGCACCCTCTGCCGACGAGCCGCTCGACCAGGCCGCGGTCACCGCCGCCGTCGACCGCATGGTCGAGGAGGCGACCGCGACCGGGCAGTTCGCCGACCTGACCGGCACGACGGTCACGTTCGCCCCCGACGGCGCGACCGCCACGGTCGACCTGCCGATCCCCGACGCCTCCGGCGACACGAAGGCCGAGGCGTCGCTGACGCTCCTGCGCGACCAGCTCGTGCCCGACCTGCGCGCCGACATCCGGGCGGTCGACCCCGGCGCCGACGTGCTCGTCAGCGGCAACACGTCCTGGACCGTCGACTTCGGGGCGACGCTGCGTGCGCACCTGCCGTGGGTCGTCGCGTTCGTGCTGCTCGCGACGTTCGTCGTGCTCGTCCTCGCGTTCCGGTCGGTGGTCGTGGCCGGCACCGCGGTGGTCCTCACCCTGCTGTCCGTCGGCGCCGCGTACGGGCTGCTCGTGCTGGTGTTCCAGCACGGGTTCGCGACCGGGCTGCTCGGTGTGCAGCACAGCGGGTTCGTCGTCGACTGGCTGCCGCTGTTCCTGTTCGTAATCCTCTTCGGCCTGTCGATGGACTACCACGTCTTCGTCGTCAGCCGGATCCGCGAGGCGTCGCACGAAGGCCTGCCGACGCGGGCCGCCGTCGCCCGCGGCGTCACGCGGTCCGCCGGGGTCGTCACCAGCGCGGCCGCCGTGATGGTCGGCGTGTTCGCGATCTTCGGCTCGCTCTCGCTCGTCGAGTTCGAACAGCTCGGGGTCGGCCTCGCCGCCGCCGTGATCCTGGACGCGACCCTGGTCCGCGCCGTCCTGCTCCCCTCCGCCATGGCCGTGCTCGGCCCGCGCAACTGGTGGCTGCCCGGCTGGCTCGACCGCGTACTGCCCGCCGCCCACGGCGAGCAGGTGCCCGCCGCGGTCTGACGCCCACCTGGTCCGGTCGCCGTCCACCCCACGCCCCCGGGGTGGACGGCGTCCGTGCGTCCCGCCGCAGACCAGCGCTTGAGTCCGCGAGCGCCGCTGCCGATGGTGTGGACAAGGGCCCGGCCCAGGGTGGCGCGGCGTGGTCGACATGGTCGGAAGGACGATCCGGTGGACGAGCTCGCCGACCTGCAGGACCAGGGTCTGGCGACGATCGGCGCGAACAACCGTGAGCTGGCGTGCCAGGGCATCACGCTCTACTTCGACACGGATGCGCAGTGGCAGGCCTACCTCGACGACTTCGAGGCACGAGACACCGGCGACGCAGCCACGCCGGCCGCCGGCTCGGACCCGTGCGAGCCGTACGCGGACTCCCCGAGGTTCGTCACCCGGGGCTGATAGGCCGCAGCTCGGCGGTGCCCGCGTCTGCCCTGCTCCCACCCCCGGCGCCAGAGGGGGCAGGATCGGGGGATGACCCGTGCACTCATCGTCGTCGACGTCCAGAACGACTTCTGCGAGGGCGGTGCGCTGGCCGTCGCCGGGGGTGCCGCGGTGGCCGGTGCGATCACGGGGTACCTGCGTGAGCACGCGGACCGGTACGCCACGGTGGTCGCGACGCGCGACTGGCACCGTGGGCTGCCGGACACCAACGACGGGCACTTCGCGTCCGGTGCCGACCCGGACTACGTCTCGACGTGGCCCGAGCACTGCGTGGCGGGGACGCCGGGCGCCGAGCTGCATCCCGACCTGCGCCTGCCGGACGGGACCCTCGCCGTGGTCAAGGGGGAGGGTCGGCAGGACTACTCCGGGTTCTCCGGTCGGGTGGTCGACGCGGCGCAGCCCGACCTGGCCGCGTCCTTGCGGGCAGCCGGCGTGACGGAGGTGGACGTGGTCGGCCTGGCCACGGACCACTGCGTGGCGGCGACCGCGTGGGACGCCCGTGCGGCGGGGTTCGGGGTGCGGGTGCTCACGGACCTGACGGCGGCGGTCGCGGCGCCGACGGCGGTGGCGGCGCTGACCCGGCTCGCGCAGGCCGGTGTCGAGCTGGCGACGCGCTGAGGCGCCTTCACACCCGGCACCCAGGCAGGTCCCAGCGAACCAGCAGGTCGGGCGACGATGCTCGGGCCGACCCGCGTCGACCCCGGTGCCGCAGCGATGCGCCCGGCCGTCCCCCTGGAGGGGCAGCACCTGCCATGAGCTACGCCACCTCGAAGAAGCACGAGCGTGCCCGCAAGGAGCGGCGGGCGATCGCCCGCGAGCAGGAGAAGATCGACCGGCGGCGACGGGCGGCCCGCAAGCGCCGCAACCGGGTCCTGCTGGCCGTCGGCCTGCCGCTCGCCGGGATCGCGACGGCCACGGGCGTCGTCCTGGTGATGCAGTCGCGCGCACGCGCCGCCGAGCTGGCCGCCGAGGTCGGCCCGCACAACATGCTCAGCGACGGCATCGTGCTCTCCGGGGACGGCACCACGATGACCGCGCTGCGCACCTCGGCGCTCGACGCCGGCGCCGAACCCGAGGACACGGTCGTCGACCGGGCGAGCGGCGTCCTGGACATCGTCATGTACACCGACTACCGGTCGGACGACGCGGCGACGTTCTGGACGGCCAGCTCGAGCAACCTCGAGTCCTGGGTGACCGCGGGCCAGGCGACGCTCGAGGTGCACCCGCTCGCGCTCGACGGCGACGACTACGCCCTGCGTGCGGCGGGTGCGCTGGCCTGCGTCGCCGACTCCGCACCCGACAGCGCGTTCGTCGTGCACTCCGCGCTGCTGACCGCGCAGCCGGACCTGACCGAGAGCGGTCTGGACACCTCCGGCATCGAGGCGCTGGTCTCCGGGGTCGGTGTCGACTCGACCGAGGTGACCGCCTGCCTGGAGGACGGCGACTACACGGACTGGGTCGCCGAGGCGACCGCGCGCGCCGCGCAGTCCGTGCCGTTCGAGGGGATCGGCCCGGTGACCACGTCACCGGTGATCCTGGTCGCCGGCCAGCAGTACACCGGGGACCTGTCCGACGCGGACGCGTTCACGAGCTTCGTCAGCGACGTCTACGACCAGGTCGTGGCCGAGGCTGCGACGGACACCTCGACGTCCGGTGCGACCCCGGAGCCGAGCACGACCACCGAGGCCACGGAGGCGCCCACGGAAGGCTGATCGGGTGCGGCCGAACGGGTGGTCCGGTATGTCCGATCTTGCGGGGGTTCCTCCCGCACCGGACGATGGGTAGGACGCGTCACCCGTTCGAACCTTCCGGGGGCGTGCGCCACGGCACCACGGCACCGGGAGGACCGCCATGCGCCCCACCGACCCCTCGACCGGCCCGGACGACACGGCTGCACCCGACACGGCACAGATGCACGGCTCGCTCCACCCGGCGACCGGCACGGGTCGGGTCTCCGGCGGCCACGACGTCGCCGTCGACCGCGAGCGCATGCGCCGCCGCCGCGTCTACCGGTTCGCGGCCCTGGTCCTCGCGCTCGAGGCGTACGCGATCGGGGCGGCGATCACCGGGCGGCCCCTCCTGCCGATCCCCACGATCGACCCGCTCGTGGCCGTG
Coding sequences within:
- a CDS encoding beta-L-arabinofuranosidase domain-containing protein; the protein is MTSTMDRQIVAPVQPARGALRPLGLDEVQITGGFWAGRQQVNGTVSIQHCDHWETRVGWIDNFRRAAAGTLPEGRTGREFSDSDVYKMVEAMAWEVGRTGDPVLEARIGELTALIGTVQEPDGYLNTRFGRPGQGARYSDLAWGHELYCYGHLLQAAVARLRTGHDDELVAIARRAADHVCEAFGPDGIAGVCGHAEIEVALVELARATGERRYLDQAALFVERRGHGTLPDIEFGREYYQDDVPVREATVLRGHSVRALYLAAGAIDLAVDTHDDALLAAVEQQVRTTLARRTYLTGGMGSHHQDEAFGDDYELPPDRAYCETCAGVGSVMVAWRLLLASGDTAWGDVVERALFNVVAVSPAQDGRSFFYTNPLHKRVPGEPAAPDEVSQRALARLRAPWFEVSCCPTNVARTVAQLAAYLATVSDDGVQLHQYAPARIVTRLGDGSDVGLEVRTRYPDEGTVTVRVTRTPAHAWELALRVPAWARGATVDGEAVDGPVARVRRVFAVGDEVTLRLPVRPRLTVPDDRVDAVRGCVAVEKGPVVLCVESTDLPDGLQVDEIRLDLTLPVVDDPQGAVAKGLRVQQTDDAWPYRDASGPLAATGEPFAMRLVPYHSWANRGPSTMRVWIPAG
- a CDS encoding DsbA family protein; protein product: MSYATSKKHERARKERRAIAREQEKIDRRRRAARKRRNRVLLAVGLPLAGIATATGVVLVMQSRARAAELAAEVGPHNMLSDGIVLSGDGTTMTALRTSALDAGAEPEDTVVDRASGVLDIVMYTDYRSDDAATFWTASSSNLESWVTAGQATLEVHPLALDGDDYALRAAGALACVADSAPDSAFVVHSALLTAQPDLTESGLDTSGIEALVSGVGVDSTEVTACLEDGDYTDWVAEATARAAQSVPFEGIGPVTTSPVILVAGQQYTGDLSDADAFTSFVSDVYDQVVAEAATDTSTSGATPEPSTTTEATEAPTEG
- a CDS encoding class I SAM-dependent methyltransferase, which codes for MSAAARAAHRLVDDAPLLLDDPMSEQLLGEAGTEAIGYHRLLPHEPVLAAARVSACVRQHLVEAVLAEEAPDVLVLLGAGLDTSGVRHASTGATVVELDLPTTQRWKRDALARAGVEVPPSLRWIPADLRTDDPVALLRTAGVGPEHRTLVSWLGVSMYLTARDVSRTLARLAALGPGTALVMDSLLDPGSRDDAGRRYAETVSAMAGSTGEPWLWTTSTEDLGTLLRGAGWRRATLLTEREAAGAGAWARTDTLVPGTLSTLTVATVA
- a CDS encoding isochorismatase family protein codes for the protein MTRALIVVDVQNDFCEGGALAVAGGAAVAGAITGYLREHADRYATVVATRDWHRGLPDTNDGHFASGADPDYVSTWPEHCVAGTPGAELHPDLRLPDGTLAVVKGEGRQDYSGFSGRVVDAAQPDLAASLRAAGVTEVDVVGLATDHCVAATAWDARAAGFGVRVLTDLTAAVAAPTAVAALTRLAQAGVELATR
- a CDS encoding carbohydrate ABC transporter permease, encoding MKNFSRVVGRTPYYVVTGGLAILFLYPLLWTAISSVSPQPGSAQVDGYGFGNYVTLAHYQAGVLTYLGNSLVISVTAVVVTVLTALLGGYAFAKFAFPGKDALFLLTLAILMVPYATLLIPLLIWLKQIGLNNTLVGTGLVLAVFQLPFAIFMMRISFESVPRELEEAALVDGCGTLSALRRVLVPAVKPGLITVGLFAFLAAWNDFMVPLYLLGGDNQPLPLALVNMRQQVMGVIDYGATQAGVVVLTVPCVLLFLVLQRHYVNGFMSGALKG
- a CDS encoding carbohydrate ABC transporter permease — encoded protein: MSLKTAPPRGATSPPQPPEGPRRPRNPHRRAWQGWAYASPTAALVLVFFVVPIVLVFVMAGSDWTLLGGNQGGNLPENFTAVLDHRMFWPAVTFTLKYTAIATVLLIGLGLGLAFLVQESTRWRAFLRTAFLLPTALGLASASLLFYALYSPQVGPITPLLERLGLTDGPVSVLGTADGALWSTVLLIVWRYAGFYMLLLLVGLQGIPGDVYEAARLDGAGTRQVFLHITLPLLKPSLALSTIMCVTGSLLAFDQFYILTKGGPDGSTMTLVQLVYNLAFESKRDIGMAAALSVIVLFALVIINVVQLRMMRRNPDE
- a CDS encoding MMPL family transporter is translated as MSVLSPPRRTGPTSSGAAPGPGAGRVPAARRLARWSATHRWTAVLLWLLLVVVAVGAGGAVGMRTLTGAESGSGESGRADLLLEDAGFPADATEHVLVQAPVGETLTQAQADTVAAELRAAFGRLDEVGEVGDLVLSSDGRSAMLPVTIDVGDATGTAASALADERVPALLAATAQVAADHPDLTVAQAGTASVNAGMNDRVAGDFRRAELLSLPITFGILLLTFGALFAAGVPVLLALSAVGTAIGLASLVSQVMPATDTLSSVVLLVGMAVGVDYSLFYVRRMREEMTHGATRSQAIDIAAATSGRAVVTSGVAVVVSMCGLLLSGQAVFRSMAIGTVLVVAVAVLGSLTVLPAVLSLLGDRIDRPRIPFLHRRATGDSRFWAATMRVVLARPAVSLALAAGVLIALAAPALGIRLGESSVDSMPAAVPAVAAYQGLTAAFPQTGSTHTLVIAAPSADEPLDQAAVTAAVDRMVEEATATGQFADLTGTTVTFAPDGATATVDLPIPDASGDTKAEASLTLLRDQLVPDLRADIRAVDPGADVLVSGNTSWTVDFGATLRAHLPWVVAFVLLATFVVLVLAFRSVVVAGTAVVLTLLSVGAAYGLLVLVFQHGFATGLLGVQHSGFVVDWLPLFLFVILFGLSMDYHVFVVSRIREASHEGLPTRAAVARGVTRSAGVVTSAAAVMVGVFAIFGSLSLVEFEQLGVGLAAAVILDATLVRAVLLPSAMAVLGPRNWWLPGWLDRVLPAAHGEQVPAAV